The genome window CAAACAGAGGGTATAACCAAAGGGATCAGTCCTAACCCCCGCCAAACCCTCCGCATAGGCTGCCCCTGCTGTGCCCACACAACTTTCTGCCCCAAACCAGGTGGCGAAAATGGAAAATATCGCTAGGGGATAACCTAGTGACCTTCCCCCCAACAGATAATCGTTCTCATTTTTAATGCCTTTGGATACTACAAAACCTATTACCAGTTGTAAGGCAACATAAAC of Geminocystis sp. M7585_C2015_104 contains these proteins:
- a CDS encoding sodium:solute symporter, with product MNGLFLGILVYVALQLVIGFVVSKGIKNENDYLLGGRSLGYPLAIFSIFATWFGAESCVGTAGAAYAEGLAGVRTDPFGYTLCL